The genomic stretch gTAGGCATTCCTTGCAATTCTCACTGTCCgtctctgccgctgccgtaGGACGCTTTTGGAAGCTGTGCCCGGCTCTAATATCGCAGCAATTCGGCGTGCTTGTGGCCCCAAACGTAATCAACAGATCCCCTGGCCGGCTGTTGCAGGGATCCGCCACGCCAAAGTCAAGTTCTGCACCTGCATGGATCCTGGGATCCTCGCCATCCAGCTAAACCGCCTTAGTGCGCAGCCCACCCCTGCTGCTAGCCCGTGGCATCGGCCGATTGTACTCGTACTTCTACGACCTGGTCTTGGATGGCCAGGCGGGAGATGCCAAAGTGACGAATCTGCTGTAATTGCACCCATGGACGGCCCGGACGGTTCTTTTTGATGTGACCAGAGTATAATACGCGCATAGGCCAGGAGCGGCGGCTGttttttctcgtctctcttcccccccGGTTTTGCTGATATCGTCGAGTCTCGCTCGCGCGTATACTTGATAGCCAGGACAAGCAGGTTACAGCATCTACGAGGACGACTGTGGATAAAGTTTGCTACATTCATCCGGTACAAACAGTATTTCTTACCGGTCAGTGGTCTATTACGTGGCCGAGGCGCAACAGACACAGGCCACTCTCGAAAATCCTCAGTCGtttggctttgctttgctatCAGATAGCAAGCCTCTCAACCCAGTTTTTTCctcctttatttttatactcGTGGCGGTTGTGCGTATTATGATACCCACTCTCTAAGGCAACCGTGCCATTCCCATCTTCTTATTTGCGCCATcatattctttttatccTCTTACAGTACAaggagagaagcagaaagGACGAGTCCATCATCATGAACTCTCCCCTAGGATCACCGAGGCTCATGTCCTCAGCCAGCCCCTTCCGCAACAAGGTGCCCACACAGATGAGGCGGTGTCTGCCTCTCTACCTCGCCATCGTTGGCGTCTTCCTCCTCATTGTCAACTTCGATTGGGTCTTGGCCATACCCAGTCCCACCGCCGTCCTTCGCCGCCAACCAAAAGCCCCTGCTGTGCCCGGCAGCACATTTCCGCAAAAGATTTGGCAGACGTGGAAAGTTGATCCTCTCAACTTCGAAGAGCGCGATCTCTTGACGGCGCAGACATGGACTCAGAAGAACCCCAGCATGAGATACGAAGTCATCACCGATGCCAACGAGATGGCGTACATTGAGGATCGGTATGGCCCTCATGGCTACAACCGCCCAGACATTGTCAAGTTCTACAAGAGCATCAATCTCCCCATTATCAAGGCCGATCTTCTGCGATACATGGTCATGTATGCCGAAGGCGGCATTTACGCCGACATTGACGTCGAAACCATGAAGCCTTTTCACCGCTTCATCCCAGATCGCTACGACGAAAAGGACATTGATCTGATTATCGGCATTGAAATTGATCAGCCCGAATTCAAAGACCACCCCATCTTGGGGAAGAAGTCCATGTCTTTCTGCCAATGGACATTTATTGCACGCCCCGAGCAGCCCGTCATGATGCGATTAATTGAAAACATCATGAAGTGGTTCAAGGCCGTCGCCAGAGAGCAGGGCGTGGCCTTGGGCGAAGTGCAGCTCGACTTTGACCAAGTCATTAGCGGCACCGGCCCTTCTGCATTCACCGCCGCCATGCTCGAGGAGATGAACCACAAGACAAAGGGACCCAAAGTCACCTGGGACCAGTTCCATAACATGGACGAGTCCAAGCTCGTGGGCggcatcctcgtcctcaccGTCGAGGCCTTTTGCGCCGGACAGGGCCACTCTGACTCTGGCAACCACAATGCTCGCAACGCCCTCGTCAAGCACCACTTCCACGCGTCCAACTGGCCCAGCCGCCACCCCCGATTCAAGCACCCTGCCTACGGCCAGGTCGAAGACTGCAACTGGGATTCCGAGTGCATTCGCAAGTGGGACGAGAACATTGCCAGCTGGGACCACTACTCGGAGAATGAGCAGAGCCAAATCATCCAGGACGTGGAGAACAAGCGGATAGCAGCAGAGAATGCACGACTGGAGCAAGAGCGGCAGCTACAGCTATTAGCACAGCTACCATGATGACTTTTGTCACAAGCCCTTTTGGAGGGCTATAATTCCTGTTGTGTATCAAAGCTGTACAACTTCTTCCTTCCGGCCGCAAgcgatttctttttttcagaCTTCTCTGCGCGCCCAACTATTATACATtgggtttttgttttcttttgggTTTTTATCATGGTCATGATTCGGCGTGGGCAGAATTTATTCGCTGGGTACGGAGTTGGCGAGGCTTCGCAATACAACATAAAAAGACGGGATGAACGACTCTATAATAGCATATTCACAGCAATCTGGGATCAGAGCTGGGGAGcacgtatatatatatataagacaGATTTGTACATATAGATTGATCTAATGAATTAAGATTTTTTGCATACTTAACTGCGACTGCTTTGCTCTGTAGCCGGATCTATCTATCCTTGTTCAAAGATTCATATTCGACTGATGTTGGCGGACTTTACACCCAGTGAAGAGATGGAATACCAAGTGTCCCACGTTGGTGCTTGGACAAATTAGGAAAAAATCACGGTAATAATGGGATTTAAACTGCACAAGGAGAAAACAAGTTCGTGCCATACAGATCAGCTATTCTCCCTTGAGCGCCAAAAGACATCTGATCATGCCAGGCGGCTACAGGCACCGGCTAAAACACTGACCTAACCATGACAGCGGACTTTGACGGGAGCCAAGCATTTCGCAGACCGTGGCTTACATAATGCAGAGGCAGCCATTGGCCATCTGACCCTCTCAAGCCTCTAGCCTGACGTGTACCTCGCCCGTACTCGTATCTGTTCGCCGCAGCCACTCCATTCTCAACCGTCATTCAACTCTTTTGCCGCTTCATACCATCGCCTGCGCATCTCATCCCGCATCAACGGCCCTTATCGCCACCGCCTGTGACATCTCGACTGGCCTTTGTCTGGCGCCCGAGCAGATTCTATTGCATCCGACACTATCGGCGACCATTCCCCCGCCCGACGACGCCCGCCTCTTTGCATATCGGCATAGCGCAGCAAGCATCAACAAACCCTCATAATGGCCGCTCGAGCACCGCCCGCTGGCCGACCCGGCCTCAACACTCGCTTTGCGCAGTTCAAGCTCGTCCTTTTGGGTGCGTTTAACAAACAATCATCCGACAAGATAATACGCAGTGTGCTAACGTAGCTTTTGCGACAGGCGAGTCTGCTGTTGGAAAGGTAACTTTTGCCACAACTTGACTTGCGGCGCCGAGCACATGGAAAGCTAACGTACCGGTACAGAGTTCAATAGTCCTTCGTTTTGTCAAGGTATGCTGCGCACCCGATGCCATCGAGCCTTTTGGACCGTGTCGCTAATGAGGCTGCCAGGATCAATTTGACTCCTTCAGAGAATCCACCATTGGAGCCGCTTTCCTCACTCAGACCATCTCCCTCGATGAGAACACGACGGTCAAGTTCGAGATTTGGGATACGGCCGGCCAAGAGCGATACAAGTCGCTGGCTCCCATGTATTACCGAAATGCCAACTGTGCCGTTGTTGTATACGATATCACGCAATCCGTACGTTGAAAGAATACCCCAGAGATTGATCAAGTTTGATTTTGCCTTTGTACTAATTCCAGGATTCCAGGCATCACTAGATAAAGCAAAGGCGTGGGTAAAAGAACTACAGCGCCAAGCAAATGAGAACATCATCATTGCGCTTGCTGGAAACAAGCTCGATTTGGTCAACGAACAGCCCGATAAGCGAGCCATCCCAACTGCAGATGCCGAGGCCTACGCCCGAGAGGCCggccttctcttctttgagaCGTCTGCCAAGACTGCCGAGAACGTGCGAGAACTCTTCACTGCCATTGCAAAGAAGCTTCCCTTGGACCAAGCCGGACCCAGACATGCGCGACCTGGCCAACGACCCGGCGTCAGTCTTGCTCCAGAGAATTCCAACACGAATGTCAACGGACCATGCAGCTGCTAAACGATACATGACACGATGCTACGGCTGGACGTTTAATGATGCCCATGTACCCTACGTCCAGCAATGAATACGTGGGAGTGATTGATCATTCAGGTTCAGGTTCAGGCCGGGATAGACTGACAGCAGTGATTCAAAGCCTTGGCTTGCATTGTGCAAGCCCGGGTGCGTCGTAAATTTCTCGGAGTCTTGGGTTTGGAGGGTATTGGCTGACGATTTATTCTTTATGGaccttttatttattttcctccccccctttttttaatatgCACCCTTGATTTTTTTGAGTCCCCTCCTGATGCACTGGGATgtgcaaagagagagagttaAAGAGTAGCTTTTGTCGCAGATGGGCATGTTTCTGAGCTACAAGATGCCTGGTGGAGGATTATGAGATACGGGAACGATGTGTATTCTGTCCTTCGGAGAATATGACTGAGCGTCTAATAGATTGCTGCTTTGATAAGACTTGGGCTTGTGATTTTTGCTCTCCTGAAGTGTGCTTGATCTGCGGATGCAGGTATGCTCCCGCAGAAGCCGGGGCGTATGAACTGGTGGATCGATGCATCGAATGTCGAGAAACAGGAACCGTATGCATGCACGGTCTATATTGTGCGCTTAAGGGTAAAAGACTTGGCGTGACAgcacaagagaaaaagaagaagttaGAAAATAAAttgaaagaaaataaagaaacaCACGTATAATTTTATGGCTGAGTATCAATATTcctgttttttttggcaGCCATGAAAGCA from Trichoderma atroviride chromosome 3, complete sequence encodes the following:
- a CDS encoding uncharacterized protein (EggNog:ENOG41~CAZy:GT32) translates to MNSPLGSPRLMSSASPFRNKVPTQMRRCLPLYLAIVGVFLLIVNFDWVLAIPSPTAVLRRQPKAPAVPGSTFPQKIWQTWKVDPLNFEERDLLTAQTWTQKNPSMRYEVITDANEMAYIEDRYGPHGYNRPDIVKFYKSINLPIIKADLLRYMVMYAEGGIYADIDVETMKPFHRFIPDRYDEKDIDLIIGIEIDQPEFKDHPILGKKSMSFCQWTFIARPEQPVMMRLIENIMKWFKAVAREQGVALGEVQLDFDQVISGTGPSAFTAAMLEEMNHKTKGPKVTWDQFHNMDESKLVGGILVLTVEAFCAGQGHSDSGNHNARNALVKHHFHASNWPSRHPRFKHPAYGQVEDCNWDSECIRKWDENIASWDHYSENEQSQIIQDVENKRIAAENARLEQERQLQLLAQLP